The Pseudalkalibacillus hwajinpoensis nucleotide sequence AGGTACGTATCGTGTCGATAGTCAGAAAACAGCGGAAAAGCTGTTTGATCAGTGGTTTTAACAGGAGGCGACACGATGGGACAGGAACTATTAGCGGTTATGGGTGAAATGATTCTTCTTCATGAGAAATTAATCGTTCTTTCTGAAAAGAAACAAAATGCTTTATTAGAGCGAGACGTAAAGCGTTTGACGGAAGTAATCAACACAGAAAAGAATCTTCTTCAAGAACTCCGTATCAGTGAAGAGAAACGGCAGCAGATTACAGAAAAGCTTGCAGGTCGAACAGACCAAACCCTTAAAGACGTTTTAGGGGTGTTAAGTCCACCTGTTAAACGAATGGTGCAAAATCGAGCTACTGATTTAAAAGAAAAAGCGGAGAAACTTCAAAGTTTGAATGGTTTAAATGAAGAGTTGTTAAGAGATGGGATGGCATTTGTCCATCATATGATTGGTCATTTAACGACTACAAATCAATCGATCACTTACGGCAGGCCCAATCAGAAGCCAATGCAAACACCGCGAGGATATTTTGATACGAAAGCCTGAATGACAGGTTGAGAAAGGAACGGATATGAATGACGTCTACTTTTCATGGATTAGAGGTCGGGAAGAGAAGTCTGTATACGCAACAGACAGCTCTCACGACGACAGGAAATAATATCTCAAATGCGAATACTCCCGGTTACTCGAGGCAGCGGGTGGATATGCAAGCAACGTCTTCCATTACGTATCCTTATCAAACTGGTAGCTCATCCTCACAGCTTGGGACTGGTGTAAGTGTTGAATCGATCGATCGAGTTCGTTCTGAATATCTGGACAGCCAGTATCGAGAGCGAAATGGTCAGTTAGGATCTGAATCGACGAAACTTGAAACTCTTCAACAAATTGAGGCACTAACAGATGAGCCTGGAGACAATGGCATAAGTGCTTCTTTAGATCGTTTCTTCTCAGCGTGGGAAGATCTTGCTTCTAATCCTGATAGTCTTGCCGCTCGTGCAGTTCTAGTGGAACGTTCAGAAGAACTGCTATCACAGGGGCAAACGCTAAATGATGGGTTAACGAGTCTATCAAAAAGCTTGAATGAACAAATGAAAGCAGTGAATGATCAAATCAATGTTTTATCGACTCAAATTGATAGTTTAAACAAAGAGATTGCTTCAACACCTGAAGCAAACGAGTTAAAAGACCGCCGGGATTTATTAATGGATGAAATGTCAGGACTGACGAATGCCGAGAATATAGGAAGGCTTGAGGGACTTCAGCAATCGGTTAAGGAAGTGGAAAGCTTTCAAAAAGATTTAAATGAAATGTTTAATCAGCTTATTAATGGTTCAGTTACAACAGACGTGAATGGAACATCAAAACAATTTAATGGGTTGAATGACCTGATGACATCTGGCTTTTCATTAGTAAAAGACGCGAACGGTGCGATGAAACAGGGAGAAGCAATGTTTGATACGACTGGAACAGGAACGACTTTTCTTGAAAGTCTAAGCATGAATCAAGAAGTGAAAGCGAACCCAGCCACAATCGCTGCTTCTTCTAATAATAATGCCGTTAGTAACGGAGCTATCGCCACTGCAATAAGCGACCTGAAAAGCGAAACATTTTCTTTTAATGTAGCAGATTCAAACGTAAATGCAGATGCTAGTGTAAGTGATTTTTACGGTATGCTCATTTCGAAAATTGGAGCAAAAACACAGGCGTCAGAGCGATCAGTGGAAAGTCACCAGGCCGTCTTAAAGTCAATCGATCAAAATCGGATGTCAGTAAGCGGCGTCTCGCTTGATGAAGAGATGTCGAACCTCATTCAATTTCAACATGCTTATAATGCAGCTGCTCGCTATGTAAGCACAACTGATGAGCTTCTTGACGTCATTATTAATCGCATGGGCGTTTAGTAGAAAGGAGATCATCATATGAGAATTACACAGCAAATGCTTGGCTCAAACATCACCTCTCAGTTACAGAAAAATCTCTCACGCTATGAGAAAGCGAATGAACAAGTATCAACGGGGAAACGAATTAATTCACCTTCTGACGACCCTATTGGCGTCCAGAAGTCTTTGAAACTCGCCTCTCAGTTAGCTGATAATGAGCAGTATGAACGTAATACTGATTATGCCCTTTCCTGGATGGAAACAACTGATCAGGCTCTTAATAGCATCTCCAATGCGCTTCAGCGTGCAAACGAGTTAGGGTTACAGGCGTTGAACGGGACAAACTCACCAGAAGATCAGCAAACGATTGCGAAAGAAATTGAACAGTTGCGCGCTGAGATGCAGGATATTGCAAATACTAAGTTTGATGGAAAGTACATCTTCAATGGACAGGGAACAGATCAACCGATACAAGTCGAAGCGAATGGCGATCTCACGTATGACAATCAGTCAATCCTGCAGCGAATGTCATCTAGTAATACGATTGCTATGAACGTTACGGGAGAAGTGTTTGATGGGAATGTAAACCTGTTTAAAGCACTCGATCAGCTCTCAGGCGCATTAGCGGGTGGAGAAAAGGCTGGCATTAGCAGTGCATTGGAACAGATTGAGACAGGTAAGGATCAAGTGTTGAACAGCTGGACAAGTCTTGGCGCAAAGCAGTCAAGAGTGGAAGGAATGAATCAGCGTTTGAAGGAAGAAAACCTTTCTCTGCAAACGCTAGTTTCTAAAAATGATGACGTTGACTTTGCCGAAGCTATCATGAAATTAAAAACCGAAGAAAGTGTCTACCAGGCATCGCTAGCGGCAAGTGCAAAGATTATCCAGCCTTCTCTATTAGACTTTCTTAGATAAACAAAATCCCTCTCATGCGAGAGGGATTTTGTTTATCTTTATCTCTTAATCGTATTCGCTAGGCCCATCATTTCATCCGCCATCTTTATCGCCTGGCTCTGGAATTGGAGAAGACGCTGAGTCGAAATCATCTCTGTTGTTTCATTCGTTAGGTCTACGTTCGACATTTCAAGGTAGCCCTGTCTTGTTTTATATTCTGCACCGTCTAGCGCGACAAGTTCAAGATCACCATTCTCTTGAAGAGAAAATTCGTTTCCTCCAACGTTCATGAGCGCCTGTGGGCGATCAATTTTAGCGATGCTGAGCTGAAACGTTTGTTCATTTCCATTGCTATCAGTGGCAGCCAATTCTCCCGTGTCAGAGATGGACACCTCTGATGGGTTCGTTCTAAACGTAATTGCATTCCCATTCGGATCTAACACCGTATTGCCTCGGCTTGTAACGAGTGAAAAGACCCCGTTCTGATTTTGAATCTCAAAAGATCCGTCTCTTGTATAGTTGATAGCGTCCCCGTTTTGAACGCGAAAATAAACATTCTCTCCTTCAAGCATCACATCCAAATTACGACCGGTTTTCTGGGCAGACCCTTGCTCGTTTCGAAGAGTCGTTAAACCAACCTTTGATCCAAAACCAACTCGAAGGTTTTCAGGTGTTACTCTTCCAGGCTCCGCTTCTTCTCCTGTTTGATTCGCATATGTTTGAGTTAAGAGATTTTGGAACGTAGCTTCTCGGCTTTTATATCCTGCCGTATTCACGTTCGCAATATTATTAGCGATTGTATCCATCTTTTTTTGTGTCTGGCTAAGTGATGAAGATGCGGTTGCCATTTGAATGTTCAATCGTAGCCCTCCTAGTAAACGCGACCGATATCATTGACGGCTTTGTCGATGCTTTGATCATACGTTTGTAGTACTTTTTGGTTTGCTTCATATAGACGATAGGTGTTTAGCATATCCGTCATCGTTGTCGTCATATCCACATTCGAATCTTCGAGATAGCCCTGTTTCACTGAATACTGGGTGAAGTCTGTAGTTTGAATGTTCCCAGGTGCATTTGCTTCGTCACCTTCCCATGTGAAGACGCCGTTTCCTTGTTGAGTGAGATTAGAGGGAGCACTGGTGTAACCAATCCACAGTTGTTGTTCGGTCCCATTATCGTCAAGAATTGTGCCATCATCTGTCACAGTAAACAAGTCGCTAGTCAGTTGAATCGGCTGAAGATTTTCTCCGACCACTTGATAACCTTCACTTGTTGTCAGGAATCCGTCCTTATTAACAGAAAAACTTCCATTTCTTGTGTAGCGAATCGAGTTATCCTCAAGACGAACACCAAATAGAATTAGGCCTTTTTTACCAGTTTCTTCATCGATAGGAAGATTTTCATCGATGAGAGCAAGATCAGTTTGTTTACTAGTTTCCTTGAGAGATCCACTTGAAAAGTTAGGAATGGCTTCTTGGGTATAGACGCCAGTTTGGAGTGTACCAATGGAAGAGTTAAGGGTGGGTGTGTTCGTATCTCTTTCTTTCATTAAGTATTCAGGGAAGGAACGGAACGTTGCTTCATCCTGCTTGAAGCCTGGTGTTTCAGCATTTGAAAGGTTATTCGTAAGGAACTGTTGCTTTCGCTCACTTGCCATCATACCGGATGTAGCTGTATACATACCTTTAAACATTTTTTCGCTCCCATCGTAGTACTATCGTACGTGTACCTAGAAAATTATACCTCTATTATACCGCTAAAATGTGGGAAAATTAAGTGAAAAAAGTCGTTTTTTAGGTTAAAACACTCATTTACTATTATTTTTGACAATGCTATGCTATCACTAACGAAAAAATTGTCGAATGAGTATAACTATGGCTTTGCATCCATTTTTTAACTTTGAAAACAGTTTTATACAAGGAGTGTGAAAAGCTTCGTGAACGTTTTTCAATCGATTAGACCGCTTGAACAAGCATTGAATGCGTCGATGGTGCAGCAGCGTACTATCACATCAAATATATCAAATGTCGATACCCCTAATTACAAACGTCAAACCGTTTCATTTCAAGACACCCTGCAGGAAGCAACAAAGAATCTGCAGAGCTACAAATCAAACCCCAAACACGTCCCTTTTAGTAACGAAAATAATGCATCAAAGACCGTTGTCAAAACGGATCAAAATACACTTAATCAATCAAATGGCAATAACGTCGACACGGATGTTGAAATGGCCGAACTTGCCAAAAATCAACTCTGGTACAATGCGATGGTTGAAAAGACCAACAGCCAGTTCCGTGATTTACAGACAGCAATTAGAGGGAGCTAAATTATATGAATTTATTTAATGGGTTCAATACCAGTGCTTCAGCTTTAACTGCAAACCGTCTTAGAATGGATGTTGTTTCGTCCAATATCGCAAACGCTGAAACGACTCGCTCTGAGCTCGTCGATGGGGAATGGCAGCCATACAAGCGAAAAGTGGTAGAGCTTAAGGAAAATTCGTTCGAGAGTAAGCTTCAAGCCGCAATGGGAAATGGCGAAGCGCCAACAGGAGTGAAAGTGTCGAACATTAAAGAAGATGATGCTCCTAATAAACTTGTTTATAATCCCGCTCATCCCGATGCGAATGAAGAAGGTTATGTGGAAATGCCAAACGTGGATATGGTGAAAGAAATGGTTGATATGATGTCAGCATCTCGTTCCTATGAAGCGAACGTAACAGCGTTAAACGCAACCAAAAGTATGTATATGAAAGCGCTCGAACTTGGTAAGTAACGGTCGGGCATAGGAGGATCTTATGAACACAATTAGTGCACTTCAACAGCTTCCAGCACAAGCGAAGTCTCAGGTTACTTCGGGTGAAGCAACGGCTGATTTTGGTCAGATGCTTCAGGATGCGATTAAACAGGTGAACAACAATCAAGTGGCATCTGAACAGATGACGAATAAGCTTGTGACTGGGGAAGTTCAGGATGTTCACGAGGTTATGCTTGCAGCACAAAAAGCCTCACTATCTCTTAATCTAACAGTAGAAGTGAGAAATAAAGTTATTGAGTCATACCAGGAAATCATGCGTATGCAAATGTAGCATGTCAGGGATGGATAAAAAATGAACCAACAACTAATGAAATTTAAAAGTCGCTGGAATGAAACATGGGGAAGCTATTCCACTAAAACAAAATGGTTGATTGGAGGGACGTTTCTCGTCACTCTTCTTTTGCTTCTATTCCTCGTTTTTTGGATGTCTAAACCTAATTTAACACCTATTTATTCAAATCTTACACCGACAGAAGCTGGCGAAATCAAAGGAGCAATTGAACAAAAAGGGATTCCTGTAGAAGTTTCAGCCGATGGAACGATGATTAGCGTGCCTAATGATCAGGCTTCTGACTTGAAAGTAAGCTTAGCTGCTGAGGGCATTCCGAAAAGCGGTAATGTGAATTACAGCGTGTTTAGTGAAAACATGGGTATGGGCATGACGGATCGTCAATTTGATG carries:
- the fliE gene encoding flagellar hook-basal body complex protein FliE; protein product: MNTISALQQLPAQAKSQVTSGEATADFGQMLQDAIKQVNNNQVASEQMTNKLVTGEVQDVHEVMLAAQKASLSLNLTVEVRNKVIESYQEIMRMQM
- the flgL gene encoding flagellar hook-associated protein FlgL — its product is MRITQQMLGSNITSQLQKNLSRYEKANEQVSTGKRINSPSDDPIGVQKSLKLASQLADNEQYERNTDYALSWMETTDQALNSISNALQRANELGLQALNGTNSPEDQQTIAKEIEQLRAEMQDIANTKFDGKYIFNGQGTDQPIQVEANGDLTYDNQSILQRMSSSNTIAMNVTGEVFDGNVNLFKALDQLSGALAGGEKAGISSALEQIETGKDQVLNSWTSLGAKQSRVEGMNQRLKEENLSLQTLVSKNDDVDFAEAIMKLKTEESVYQASLAASAKIIQPSLLDFLR
- the flgC gene encoding flagellar basal body rod protein FlgC, which translates into the protein MNLFNGFNTSASALTANRLRMDVVSSNIANAETTRSELVDGEWQPYKRKVVELKENSFESKLQAAMGNGEAPTGVKVSNIKEDDAPNKLVYNPAHPDANEEGYVEMPNVDMVKEMVDMMSASRSYEANVTALNATKSMYMKALELGK
- the flgB gene encoding flagellar basal body rod protein FlgB, which codes for MNVFQSIRPLEQALNASMVQQRTITSNISNVDTPNYKRQTVSFQDTLQEATKNLQSYKSNPKHVPFSNENNASKTVVKTDQNTLNQSNGNNVDTDVEMAELAKNQLWYNAMVEKTNSQFRDLQTAIRGS
- the flgK gene encoding flagellar hook-associated protein FlgK; amino-acid sequence: MTSTFHGLEVGKRSLYTQQTALTTTGNNISNANTPGYSRQRVDMQATSSITYPYQTGSSSSQLGTGVSVESIDRVRSEYLDSQYRERNGQLGSESTKLETLQQIEALTDEPGDNGISASLDRFFSAWEDLASNPDSLAARAVLVERSEELLSQGQTLNDGLTSLSKSLNEQMKAVNDQINVLSTQIDSLNKEIASTPEANELKDRRDLLMDEMSGLTNAENIGRLEGLQQSVKEVESFQKDLNEMFNQLINGSVTTDVNGTSKQFNGLNDLMTSGFSLVKDANGAMKQGEAMFDTTGTGTTFLESLSMNQEVKANPATIAASSNNNAVSNGAIATAISDLKSETFSFNVADSNVNADASVSDFYGMLISKIGAKTQASERSVESHQAVLKSIDQNRMSVSGVSLDEEMSNLIQFQHAYNAAARYVSTTDELLDVIINRMGV
- a CDS encoding flagellar protein FlgN is translated as MGQELLAVMGEMILLHEKLIVLSEKKQNALLERDVKRLTEVINTEKNLLQELRISEEKRQQITEKLAGRTDQTLKDVLGVLSPPVKRMVQNRATDLKEKAEKLQSLNGLNEELLRDGMAFVHHMIGHLTTTNQSITYGRPNQKPMQTPRGYFDTKA
- a CDS encoding flagellar hook-basal body protein, with product MFKGMYTATSGMMASERKQQFLTNNLSNAETPGFKQDEATFRSFPEYLMKERDTNTPTLNSSIGTLQTGVYTQEAIPNFSSGSLKETSKQTDLALIDENLPIDEETGKKGLILFGVRLEDNSIRYTRNGSFSVNKDGFLTTSEGYQVVGENLQPIQLTSDLFTVTDDGTILDDNGTEQQLWIGYTSAPSNLTQQGNGVFTWEGDEANAPGNIQTTDFTQYSVKQGYLEDSNVDMTTTMTDMLNTYRLYEANQKVLQTYDQSIDKAVNDIGRVY
- a CDS encoding flagellar hook-basal body protein translates to MNIQMATASSSLSQTQKKMDTIANNIANVNTAGYKSREATFQNLLTQTYANQTGEEAEPGRVTPENLRVGFGSKVGLTTLRNEQGSAQKTGRNLDVMLEGENVYFRVQNGDAINYTRDGSFEIQNQNGVFSLVTSRGNTVLDPNGNAITFRTNPSEVSISDTGELAATDSNGNEQTFQLSIAKIDRPQALMNVGGNEFSLQENGDLELVALDGAEYKTRQGYLEMSNVDLTNETTEMISTQRLLQFQSQAIKMADEMMGLANTIKR